TGGTTGAGAGTGCCGACACCAAAAACGGTTGGGATACCTAGCCGCCATTCACGGTTGAGTTTACAACCGTGAAAGAGTCACATGATCCGGCTAGGAGTTCATACTCACCCAGCCATAATAAGTAGTTACAACTAGGAGttcttagattgcaaaccataaATATCCTTTACGTATTGGAGAAGATCTTTCTCCCGTCAGTTCATATGTACTATGGCTAGCACGACAAAATATCCCAGCCGTAACTAGTAAAAAAACCCGTAGATATTTTTTCGATTTTTAACGGATTTGAATCAATTAAAATTTCTAATGGGGTAGATTACAAGGTTTTCCTGAGTATTTTCAAgataggtttcatcattttcttcaaagGTTTTCAAAAATATTCATCAAAAATCCTCCTTTTCCTTTTCTAAatcaagaaaaaaaggaaaataaagttttgatttccCAAAGATTAATCATTTGACCCTTCATTAATTATAATTAGGTTAGTTTTTTTATCACCAAACCATAAGTATTTCGTTCCAAAAGAAacgtttacatgatggttttAAAAAGAAACAAGTACATCAcaacatgaaacaaatacaaagaaagatacaaaacataaataaatcgcgaagagaaagagcgatctaCCACGATAGCCCCCAAATCTTGTACTTTGATATTAGAGAAGAAATGGTTCTCGAAATTATAATACGACCATTTTGATAGATTCCTGGAAAAGAGATTCTCCTATGACATAGGagtgatttacccaattttttTTCATGTGCAGCGACTATCCCGAAATCCTAGATTTATTTttatgaagaagaaagaattgaTCTTCGCCCGTGTTGAATCGCCGATGTACTTTTATCAAGAAAACGAAACACGAAAAAATCGTTAGAAATAAACACTATAAAAATGTAGATACAATCGCCCAAATAGCGAAGATAAAAATCGCTCTAGTAGCGAAAAAATTatttaaaacaacaaaaataactccTGAATAAAAATCAATTATATCTAATATTACTTATATAACAAGAAATCTTTGCTTACATCATAGTCATCCTATGTCTCTATTTCTATTCATTTTGATAGTTGAAGTTCTTTCTATTATGATTAAGAAGGCCGCATCTATGAACTTATTATCTGGTTTCAAGACATCGAGTGAGTCCTTTGAGATTATTCATCTCCAATTCGCAGATGATCTCATTGTTTTCTTGGATGATAGTTGCGAGCAGGTACGTAACTCAAAGAACGTGATTTTGGCTTTTGAGATTGTTTCTGGTTTACGGGTAAATTTCCAAAAAAGTGGTTCCGGTGGGTGATGCTACAAATGCTGTTGAGGGTGCATATATTTTTGGTTATCCTATAACTTTTTTTCCTATGAAGTACTTAGGTATACCACTAGGTAGAAAATCCAAAGTTGTAGGTGTCTGGGATGTAATCTTGCAGTGTTAGTTGAAAAACAGACGGAGAAGATTATGAGACAATTTCTTTTGGGTATTGTGAATCAAAAATCAAAGAAAAGTTGGGTGGGATGGAATAAAATTAGCTTGACAAAAGAAGGTGATGGCGTAGGAATCAAAAAAAttaagactcatgaacaaggcgTTGCATCCTAAGTGGATTTGGAAGTATGGGAAAGAAGAAAAACTGCTATGGAGAAGAGTTGTCAACACAAATTTGGTGGTAATACAAAGGCTTTCTTGCCTAGCCGTTCTAATAACAATGTTGAACAATTGGGAGGCAATCATTGCATTAACCAGGAATTTGTAATTGTTGTGCTTGTTTTGATgtcttttcttttcaatttttgtACAATTCTTGATTAATTAAGTTCTATTATTTTCTTAGTGATGGATAATTCTTGATTAATTAATCTCTATTATTTTCTTAGTGATGGCCAGATTTCTTAATATACTTTGCCACTTTTgagtcaaaaaataaataataggcTACGCGGTGTTGTATTTACTATTTCATGATCCCGGGCGGCCCGAGCCGGGTGCATCCCCAATAATAATGGGATTCTCATTCAATGAATTCAATTTTGTtttgaaaacaaagtaaaagaaaaaaaaagaattaccaTCTGTATCGTCAGCCACTCAATATAAGAACAACCCGCACTCTCTGccacacaaaaaagaaaaaaataaacaaagagAATTCATCAGTACTCGTGTAACCCAACCCTGGCAGTATTGATGAACTCTCTTTGTTTCTCTGTCCGTATTTTTGTCTAGTTTCTTGTTTGAATCGTTTGCAGTTTTCTCACCGACCCAGTATTCATTTCATCTTTAAAGACCCAAGCTTTCTTACTTCCATTCTCTGCAACTAGCTAGTCTTCTTAATCCCCATctatccatttttcttcttgttcttgaaAGGAAAATCTTATTCATGGAGGAATTTCTGAAAACCCAAGGACCAAAATCTTCATTTTCAAACCTCTCTGAAGATGTTATCCTTCATATTATTCATAAACTTGAGCCTGATCCAAGAGATTGGGCTAGTTTAGCATCTGTATCAACTAAATTCTCATCACTAATTCGTAACATATTCTGGAAAAACAAATGTTTAGAGAAAATTCCTACTATTGTTTCCGATCATATCTCTAGTACTACTTCTGATCATCCTCCTGGAGGTTGGGCTTCTCTTTACAAGCTGTCAGTCTGTTGCCCAGGACTTCTTCATGCTGGAATTTTGTTAGAGAATTCAGATTTTGGTCTTGAACGCGAGTTAGGCCCCGACGAAAGTTACAGACAGATTACACCTACAACCCATGTTGATCTCAACCACAATTCTCAGCAGATTTGTTCTTCTTCAACTGCGGCTTCTTCGGCTCTGGTAACTGCTGTAAGTACTTGTTCTGACTCTGGTAATGATCGTTGGTCTTTGTTTGATGATTTGTATCTTGATACACAATATGATAATTCTGAGTCTCATGAAATTGTGGAAATGGTGATTGAGAATCAAGAAGTTGAGGAAATGAATGTTGATGAGGTCGAGAAACAAGAAAGTGTTGAGATAACGAAACAGTGTGCATCAATAGGAACTCATTTAGCTACCAAGGTATGGAATTTGAGTAGAGAACAAGGGAATAAGTTACTAGGTAGTCGGTTTCGAGGGGATTGTCTTTATATCTGTGATTGGCCTGGTTGTGTtcacaaagaagagaaaagaaagtaTATGCTTTTTAGAGGGATTTTCAAGAATTTTAAGAAATCTCTGGTTTGGAGAACTATAAATGATGGTAATAGAAGTAAGATTCCCTTGTATTGTGCATTTTGCTCTTGTAATGAGACTTGGGATTTGCATTCTGCGTTTTGTTTGAGGAGAGTTTTTGGGTATCATGAAGATGGTG
This DNA window, taken from Papaver somniferum cultivar HN1 chromosome 3, ASM357369v1, whole genome shotgun sequence, encodes the following:
- the LOC113357541 gene encoding phytochrome A-associated F-box protein-like yields the protein MEEFLKTQGPKSSFSNLSEDVILHIIHKLEPDPRDWASLASVSTKFSSLIRNIFWKNKCLEKIPTIVSDHISSTTSDHPPGGWASLYKLSVCCPGLLHAGILLENSDFGLERELGPDESYRQITPTTHVDLNHNSQQICSSSTAASSALVTAVSTCSDSGNDRWSLFDDLYLDTQYDNSESHEIVEMVIENQEVEEMNVDEVEKQESVEITKQCASIGTHLATKVWNLSREQGNKLLGSRFRGDCLYICDWPGCVHKEEKRKYMLFRGIFKNFKKSLVWRTINDGNRSKIPLYCAFCSCNETWDLHSAFCLRRVFGYHEDGEPVVRAYVCENGHVSGAWTDRPMYT